The Dunckerocampus dactyliophorus isolate RoL2022-P2 chromosome 16, RoL_Ddac_1.1, whole genome shotgun sequence genome includes a window with the following:
- the LOC129169412 gene encoding piwi-like protein 1 codes for MDELKMAFVGALEHYRTSNKFLPSHIIVYRDGVEDGQLHSVVNYEINKITDSFNSMGQGYMPNLSVVVVNKRISCRFFKRTKKSKKRINPGNNFYLVSQAADIGSVSSTHYNVVYDQSGLEPDDFQLLTFRLCQYAHKLAFLVGQSIHREPNIKMDKLFYL; via the exons ATGGATGAGCTGAAGATGGCCTTTGTTG GTGCACTCGAACACTACAGAACATCCAACAAATTCCTTCCGTCGCACATTATTGTGTATCGTGATGGAGTGGAAGACGGCCAACTACACAGTGTTGTCAACTATGAGATCAATAAGATCACTGACTCCTTCAACTCCATGGGACAAGGCTACAT GCCCAATCTGAGTGTGGTAGTAGTGAACAAGCGCATCAGCTGCAGGTTCTTTAAGCgcacaaaaaaatctaagaAGCGAATCAACCCAGG GAACAACTTCTATCTTGTCAGCCAAGCTGCCGACATTGGAAGCGTGTCTTCAACTCACTACAATGTCGTTTATGACCAGAGCGGACTAGAGCCTGATGATTTTCAGTTGCTCACCTTCAGGCTTTGCCA GTATGCCCACAAATTGGCCTTTCTTGTGGGTCAAAGCATCCACAGGGAGCCCAACATCAAGATGGATAAACTCTTCTATTTGTAA
- the LOC129169413 gene encoding piwi-like protein 1: MDELKMAFVGALEHYRTSNKFLPSHIIVYRDGVEDGQLHSVVNYEVNKITDSFNSMGQGYMPNLSVVVVNKRISCRFFKRTKKSKKRINPPIGTVVDSRVTRPEWNNFYLVSQAADIGSVSSTHYNVVYDQSGLEPDDFQLLTFRLCQYAHKLAFLVGQSIHREPNIKLDKLFYL; this comes from the exons ATGGATGAGCTGAAGATGGCCTTTGTTG GTGCACTCGAACACTACAGAACATCCAACAAATTCCTTCCGTCGCACATTATTGTGTATCGTGATGGAGTGGAAGACGGCCAACTACACAGCGTGGTCAACTATGAGGTCAATAAGATCACTGACTCCTTCAACTCCATGGGACAAGGCTACAT GCCCAATCTGAGTGTGGTAGTAGTGAACAAGCGCATCAGCTGCAGGTTCTTTAAGCgcacaaaaaaatctaagaAGCGAATCAACCCACCTATAGGGACTGTCGTTGACTCCAGAGTCACCCGTCCAGAATG GAACAACTTCTATCTTGTCAGCCAGGCTGCCGACATCGGAAGCGTGTCTTCAACTCACTACAATGTCGTTTATGACCAGAGCGGACTAGAGCCTGATGATTTTCAGTTGCTCACCTTCAGGCTTTGCCA GTATGCCCACAAATTGGCCTTTCTTGTGGGTCAAAGCATCCACAGGGAGCCCAACATCAAGCTGGATAAACTCTTCTATTTGTAA